One Sus scrofa isolate TJ Tabasco breed Duroc chromosome 1, Sscrofa11.1, whole genome shotgun sequence DNA segment encodes these proteins:
- the ABHD17B gene encoding protein ABHD17B isoform X1, whose amino-acid sequence MNNLSFSELCCLFCCPPCPGKIASKLAFLPPDPTYTLMCDESGSRWTLHLSERADWQYSSREKDAIECFMTRTSKGNRIACMFVRCSPNAKYTLLFSHGNAVDLGQMSSFYIGLGSRINCNIFSYDYSGYGASSGKPTEKNLYADIEAAWLALRTRYGIRPENVIIYGQSIGTVPSVDLAARYESAAVILHSPLTSGMRVAFPDTKKTYCFDAFPNIDKISKITSPVLIIHGTEDEVIDFSHGLALFERCQRPVEPLWVEGAGHNDVELYGQYLERLKQFVSQELVNL is encoded by the exons atGAATAATCTTTCATTTAGTGAGCTATGTTGCCTCTTCTGCTGTCCACCATGTCCGGGGAAAATTGCTTCAAAATTAGCATTTTTGCCACCTGATCCAACTTACACTCTGATGTGTGATGAAAGTGGAAGCCGCTGGACTTTACACCTGTCAGAACGAGCAGACTGGCAATATTCTTCTAGAGAAAAAGATGCTATTGAGTGTTTCATGACTAGAACCAGTAAAGGCAACAGAATTGCCTGCATGTTTGTTCGTTGCTCACCCAATGCCAAATACACTTTACTCTTCTCACATGGAAATGCTGTTGATCTTGGTCAGATGAGCAGCTTTTACATAGGACTGGGATCACGGATTAATTGTAATATATTCTCATATGATTATTCTGGATATGGTGCAAGTTCTGGGAAACCAACAGAGAAGAACCTCTATGCAGACATAGAAGCTGCTTGGCTTGCTCTTAGGACAAG ATATGGCATTCGCCCTGAAAATGTGATTATATATGGCCAAAGTATAGGGACAGTACCATCTGTGGATCTTGCTGCTCGGTATGAGAGTGCTGCTGTTATTCTTCATTCTCCTTTGACCTCAGGAATGCGAGTTGCTTTTCCTGATACCAAGAAGACCTACTGTTTTGATGCATTCCCAAA TATTGACAAAATCTCTAAGATAACCTCTCCAGTATTAATAATTCATGGGACTGAAGATGAAGTCATTGACTTTTCACATGGCCTCGCATTGTTTGAGCGTTGCCAAAGACCTGTGGAGCCTCTCTGGGTTGAAGGGGCAGGTCACAATGATGTGGAACTTTATGGACAGTACCTTGAAAGATTGAAACAGTTTGTGTCACAGGAACTggtaaatttgtaa